In Burkholderia gladioli, a genomic segment contains:
- a CDS encoding urease accessory protein UreF yields the protein MDTTELVALLHLASPALPIGAFSYSQGFEAALDAELIRDADSARDWIASGLADVLALGELPLVAHQLERWRRHDTEALLDANAEFIASRESAELRRETEQMGWSLAQLCGSLEWGDAARRATLAAMRPIALPTAYAFAAAAHDAAPDATLTAYAFGWVENQAAAALKAVPLGQLAGQKILVSLRGTIAAAVRRALATPPEAINTFAPLLGILSARHETQYSRLFRS from the coding sequence ATGGACACGACTGAACTCGTCGCGCTGCTGCACCTGGCCTCGCCGGCCCTGCCGATCGGCGCCTTCAGCTATTCGCAGGGTTTCGAGGCCGCGCTCGACGCCGAGCTGATCCGCGACGCCGACAGCGCGCGCGACTGGATCGCCAGCGGCCTGGCCGACGTGCTCGCGCTCGGCGAGCTGCCGCTGGTCGCGCACCAGCTCGAACGCTGGCGCCGGCACGACACCGAGGCGCTGCTCGACGCCAATGCGGAATTCATCGCCAGCCGCGAATCGGCCGAACTGCGCCGCGAGACCGAGCAGATGGGCTGGTCGCTCGCCCAGCTGTGCGGCTCGCTCGAATGGGGCGACGCCGCCCGGCGCGCCACGCTGGCCGCGATGCGCCCCATCGCGCTGCCCACCGCCTATGCCTTCGCGGCCGCCGCGCACGATGCGGCGCCCGATGCGACGCTGACCGCCTATGCCTTCGGCTGGGTCGAGAACCAGGCCGCCGCCGCGCTCAAGGCGGTGCCGCTCGGCCAGCTCGCCGGCCAGAAGATCCTGGTCTCGCTGCGCGGCACCATCGCGGCCGCGGTGCGCCGCGCGCTGGCCACGCCGCCCGAGGCGATCAACACCTTCGCGCCGCTGCTCGGCATCCTGTCGGCGCGGCACGAAACCCAGTACTCCCGACTGTTCCGCTCCTGA